In one window of Bos taurus isolate L1 Dominette 01449 registration number 42190680 breed Hereford chromosome 15, ARS-UCD2.0, whole genome shotgun sequence DNA:
- the HBE1 gene encoding hemoglobin, epsilon 1, protein MVHFTAEEKAAITGLWGKVNVEEAGGEALGRLLVVYPWTQRFFDSFGNLSSASAIMGNPKVKAHGKKVLTSFGEAIKNLDNLKGAFAKLSELHCDKLHVDPENFRLLGNVIVIILATHFGREFTPDVQAAWQKLVSGVATALAHKYH, encoded by the exons ATGGTGCATTTTACTGCCGAGGAGAAGGCTGCTATCACTGGCCTGTGGGGCAAAGTCAATGTGGAAGAGGCTGGAGGCGAGGCTCTGGGCAG GCTCCTGGTCGTCTACCCCTGGACCCAGAGATTCTTTGACAGCTTTGGCAACCTGTCCTCTGCCTCTGCCATAATGGGAAACCCCAAGGTCAAGGCCCATGGCAAGAAGGTGCTGACCTCCTTCGGAGAAGCTATTAAGAATTTGGACAACCTCAAAGGTGCCTTCGCTAAGCTGAGTGAGCTGCACTGTGACAAGTTGCATGTGGATCCTGAGAACTTCAGG CTCCTGGGCAATGTGATTGTGATTATTCTGGCTACTCACTTTGGCAGAGAATTCACCCCTGACGTGCAGGCTGCCTGGCAGAAGCTGGTGTCTGGTGTTGCCACTGCTCTGGCCCACAAATACCACTGA
- the HBE1 gene encoding hemoglobin, epsilon 1 isoform X1 has translation MGEDGEYEPGKLAKKFFKNFSVADFPSAMFPCHRLLVVYPWTQRFFDSFGNLSSASAIMGNPKVKAHGKKVLTSFGEAIKNLDNLKGAFAKLSELHCDKLHVDPENFRLLGNVIVIILATHFGREFTPDVQAAWQKLVSGVATALAHKYH, from the exons ATGGGGGAGGATGGTGAATATGAGCCTGGAAAATTGGccaaaaaattcttcaaaaatttcTCAGTCGCTGATTTTCCATCTGCTATGTTTCCATGTCATAGGCTCCTGGTCGTCTACCCCTGGACCCAGAGATTCTTTGACAGCTTTGGCAACCTGTCCTCTGCCTCTGCCATAATGGGAAACCCCAAGGTCAAGGCCCATGGCAAGAAGGTGCTGACCTCCTTCGGAGAAGCTATTAAGAATTTGGACAACCTCAAAGGTGCCTTCGCTAAGCTGAGTGAGCTGCACTGTGACAAGTTGCATGTGGATCCTGAGAACTTCAGG CTCCTGGGCAATGTGATTGTGATTATTCTGGCTACTCACTTTGGCAGAGAATTCACCCCTGACGTGCAGGCTGCCTGGCAGAAGCTGGTGTCTGGTGTTGCCACTGCTCTGGCCCACAAATACCACTGA
- the HBE4 gene encoding hemoglobin subunit epsilon-4 translates to MVHFTTEEKAAVASLWAKVNVEVVGGESLARLLIVYPWTQRFFDSFGNLYSESAIMGNPKVKAHGRKVLNSFGNAIEHMDDLKGTFADLSELHCDKLHVDPENFRLLGNMILIVLATHFSKEFTPQMQASWQKLTNAVANALAHKYH, encoded by the exons ATGGTGCATTTTACTACCGAGGAGAAGGCTGCTGTTGCTAGTCTGTGGGCCAAAGTGAATGTGGAGGTGGTCGGCGGTGAGAGCCTGGCAAG GCTCCTGATCGTCTACCCATGGACCCAAAGGTTCTTTGACAGTTTTGGTAACTTATACTCTGAGTCTGCAATAATGGGCAACCCCAAGGTCAAAGCCCATGGCAGGAAGGTGCTGAACTCCTTTGGAAATGCCATTGAGCACATGGATGACCTCAAGGGCACCTTTGCAGATCTAAGTGAGCTGCACTGTGACAAGTTGCACGTGGATCCCGAGAACTTCAGG CTCCTAGGCAACATGATATTGATTGtcttggcaacccacttcagcaagGAATTTACCCCGCAGATGCAGGCTTCCTGGCAGAAGCTGACAAATGCTGTGGCTAATGCTCTGGCCCACAAGTACCACTAG
- the LOC528470 gene encoding LOW QUALITY PROTEIN: hemoglobin subunit beta-like (The sequence of the model RefSeq protein was modified relative to this genomic sequence to represent the inferred CDS: deleted 1 base in 1 codon), protein MVHLTLEGKATVTALQSKMRVAEVGVETLGRLLVVYPWTQRFFESFGNLPSADAIMGNAKVKAHDKKVLDSFTKGLKHVDHLKGVFALLSELHCKNLHVSPENISLLGNILVITLAQNFGKEFTPEFLAAYQKVVAGVANALT, encoded by the exons ATGGTGCATCTGACTCTTGAGGGGAAGGCTACT GTCACTGCCCTGCAGAGCAAAATGAGGGTGGCTGAAGTTGGTGTTGAAACCTTAGGCAG GCTTCTGGTTGTCTACCCCTGGACTCAGAGGTTCTTTGAGTCCTTTGGGAACTTGCCCTCTGCTGATGCTATTATGGGCAACGCTAAGGTGAAGGCCCATGACAAGAAGGTGCTAGACTCCTTTACCAAAGGCCTGAAGCATGTTGACCACCTCAAGGGTGTCTTTGCTTTGCTAAGTGAGTTGCACTGTAAGAATCTGCATGTCAGTCCTGAGAACATCAGT CTCCTTGGCAACATACTGGTAATTACACTGGCTCAAAACTTTGGCAAGGAATTCACCCCGGAGTTCCTGGCTGCCTATCAGAAGGTGGTGGCTGGTGTGGCTAATGCCCTCACCTAA
- the HBB gene encoding hemoglobin subunit beta: protein MLTAEEKAAVTAFWGKVKVDEVGGEALGRLLVVYPWTQRFFESFGDLSTADAVMNNPKVKAHGKKVLDSFSNGMKHLDDLKGTFAALSELHCDKLHVDPENFKLLGNVLVVVLARNFGKEFTPVLQADFQKVVAGVANALAHRYH, encoded by the exons ATGCTGACTGCTGAGGAGAAGGCTGCCGTCACCGCCTTTTGGGGCAAGGTGAAAGTGGATGAAGTTGGTGGTGAGGCCCTGGGCAG GCTGCTGGTTGTCTACCCCTGGACTCAGAGGTTCTTTGAGTCCTTTGGGGACTTGTCCACTGCTGATGCTGTTATGAACAACCCTAAGGTGAAGGCCCATGGCAAGAAGGTGCTAGATTCCTTTAGTAATGGCATGAAGCATCTCGATGACCTCAAGGGCACCTTTGCTGCGCTGAGTGAGCTGCACTGTGATAAGCTGCATGTGGATCCTGAGAACTTCAAG CTCCTGGGCAACGTGCTAGTGGTTGTGCTGGCTCGCAATTTTGGCAAGGAATTCACCCCGGTGCTGCAGGCTGACTTTCAGAAGGTGGTGGCTGGTGTGGCCAATGCCCTGGCCCACAGATATCATTAA